In Styela clava chromosome 14, kaStyClav1.hap1.2, whole genome shotgun sequence, the following are encoded in one genomic region:
- the LOC120341273 gene encoding uncharacterized protein LOC120341273 yields MEDSGNGNEKKNHHKRCDFHVNRSHIPLKLIYLFFMAGESCVLLYRSIYMKHLGMSTKQTGIIWTLERIFSILLPPLIGAITDITRRPKLILIILLLGGGGTLCSMYFVPQEDMVSSGWNVSLSHGEVYTGNISFCWTIHCEQKYSPNQDFCVLGNPKANWIHCQEDPIAIGSLSCTSKMSPELIPMYRSPGKTKTVIDITPYVINDTITSTKSNVVDNITLIEDYFSVSSTMLKANSSIKSICKIYSKNHNFTTLTLLLTSQQVDKLYDGLLGQAIVYSIVNPRLLCIDYDVTYNDNGQQQSCDEFVHNEIDTYGVTFWVFITLIFISSFASIGSYPVIEASVLGVLGPEKRHRFGHQRLWASVGWGSAALLIGYLKDRDLDLYGGKGNPNRPFLSMFVGILICWICAAMVAAKLPIKAASNTSKVRFKDIKEVLKRGKAIAFLVLVLFYGANIAVKEIYLFWLAEVKLNAPSSMLGISTFISTLLDIPFCLAAGSLIKRFGHTPIICFGMLIYSLQVILCGVITEPWHLILEEAPRGISWGLTWVVMCSYTAKISPLGLEASTMGITQATLWGIGYGVGALLGGIFFQTFGGDKMFLLFGAMSLCVSVLFGIFSFCTRNKDDSDVINKEDSSLNEEKETLKNNEEDVEEKTHV; encoded by the exons ATGGAAGACTCTGGTAATGGAAATGAGAAGAAAAATCATCATAAAAGATGCGATTTTCATGTGAATCGAAGTCACATACCTTTGAAgctcatttatttattttttatggctG GGGAATCATGTGTGCTACTTTATCGATCGATATACATGAAGCACTTGGGAATGTCGACTAAACAAACTGGAATCATATGGACACtagaaagaatattttccaTTCTTTTACCCCCGTTAATCGGTGCTATTACTGACATAACAAGACGGCCAAAATTAATCCTTATTATTCTTCTACTTGGTGGTGGTGGGACTCTGTGTTCGATGTACTTTGTTCCGCAAGAAGATATGGTGTCTAGCGGCTGGAACGTATCACTATCACATGGAG AAGTATACACTGGAAATATATCGTTCTGTTGGACAATACACTGCGAGCAAAAATACTCACCAAATCAAGATTTCTGCGTTTTGGGAAATCCAAAGGCTAACTGGATACACTGCCAAGAGGATCCGATAGCTATTGGATCGCTGTCATGCACTTCAAAAATGTCTCCTGAACTTATCCCCATGTATCGAAGTCCCGGAAAAACAAAAACCGTAATTGATATTACTCCTTACGTGATAAATGATACTATTACTTCAACTAAATCCAATGTGGTCGACAATATAACTCTTATTGAGGACTACTTCTCAGTGAGTTCAACTATGTTAAAAGCAAACTCTAGCATAAAGTCTATATGCAAGATTTATTCAAAGAATCACAATTTTACTACGCTAACTTTACTCTTAACCTCTCAACAAGTCGACAAGCTGTACGACGGCCTGTTAGGCCAAGCTATTGTTTACTCGATTGTCAATCCTCGGTTGTTATGCATTGACTATGACGTCACATATAATGATAACGGCCAGCAACAGTCCTGCGACGAATTCGTCCACAATGAAATTGACACATATGGTGTAACATTTTGGGTATTTATTACCCTTATTTTTATATCTTCCTTTGCGAGCATTGGCAGTTATCCCGTCATTGAAGCAAGTGTTTTGGGGGTATTGGGGCCAGAGAAACGTCATAGATTTGGTCACCAACGCCTGTGGGCTTCGGTAGGATGGGGATCGGCAGCTCTCCTTATTGGATATTTGAAGG acaGGGATCTAGATTTATATGGAGGCAAAGGAAATCCAAATCGGCCATTTTTGTCAATGTTTGTGGGTATCCTGATCTGTTGGATCTGTGCAGCAATGGTTGCGGCAAAGTTGCCGATAAAAGCAGCTTCAAATACGTCCAAAGTCCGTTTTAAAGATATAAAG GAAGTGCTGAAACGAGGTAAAGCTATCGCATTCCTTGTGTTAGTCCTATTCTATGGAGCGAATATCGCGGTGaaagaaatttatttgttttggcTTGCAGAAGTTAAGCTTAACGCACCAAGCTCGATGCTAG GTATTTCAACATTCATCAGCACTCTTCTAGACAtaccgttttgtttggctgccGGTTCCCTGATCAAAAGATTTGGACACACGCCAATAATATGTTTTGGAATGCTCATTTATTCA TTGCAGGTGATATTATGTGGAGTGATAACAGAACCTTGGCATTTGATCCTCGAGGAAGCACCGAGGGGTATAAGTTGGGGGCTGACCTGGGTTGTGATGTGCTCGTACACTGCTAAAATTTCTCCGCTCGGATTAGAGGCTTCAACAATGGGGATCACACAAGCTACGTTGTGGGGAATAG GTTACGGCGTGGGTGCTTTACTTGGAGGAATTTTCTTTCAAACGTTCGGGGGAGATAAAATGTTCTTGTTATTTGGTGCCATGAGTTTGTGTGTTTCAGTATTATTCGgaatattttctttttgtaCACGTAACAAAGACGATTCTGATGTCATAAACAAGGAAGATAGCAGTTTAAATGAAG AAAAAGAAACTCTGAAAAATAATGAAGAAGATGTTGAAGAGAAGACGCACGTTTAA